One genomic region from Listeria monocytogenes encodes:
- a CDS encoding carbohydrate ABC transporter permease: protein MKTKVYKRSDFKLAMILLAPSFVLLAALVLYPMISNIQISFLDMPLNPNIKSVFIGLQNYIDILKDPEFYKSLGLTVAYTALVVVGSTGMGLLVAIFFNREFRFRRTARSLIILSYVTPSISLIFAWKYMFNNGYGVINFMTVDVLHMFKEAPLWFDNPVSSFFLVTFFAIWRYFPYAFISFLAILQTVDKSLYEAADMDGANIWDKFKIVTLPAIMPVLATVITLRAIWMFYMFTDVYLLTNKVNILGVYLYKTAFAFNDLGKAAAISVILFVIIFVVIIFARKRVDLNGGK from the coding sequence ATGAAAACAAAAGTATATAAAAGGTCTGACTTTAAGTTAGCAATGATTTTACTTGCGCCAAGTTTTGTTTTACTGGCAGCACTTGTGTTATACCCGATGATTTCAAATATCCAGATTAGTTTTTTAGATATGCCACTAAATCCGAATATTAAATCGGTCTTTATCGGTTTACAAAACTATATAGATATTTTGAAGGATCCAGAGTTTTATAAATCACTAGGTCTTACTGTGGCTTATACAGCGCTTGTAGTGGTTGGAAGCACCGGGATGGGGCTACTTGTGGCGATATTCTTTAACCGTGAATTTCGCTTTAGAAGAACGGCTCGGTCGCTGATTATTTTGTCGTATGTAACACCATCTATTTCTCTTATTTTTGCATGGAAATATATGTTTAATAATGGCTATGGTGTAATTAATTTTATGACAGTGGATGTGCTTCATATGTTCAAAGAAGCGCCACTATGGTTTGATAATCCAGTTTCTAGTTTCTTTTTAGTAACCTTTTTTGCGATATGGCGTTATTTCCCGTATGCATTTATTTCGTTTTTGGCGATTTTGCAAACGGTCGATAAGTCGCTTTATGAGGCGGCTGATATGGACGGAGCGAACATTTGGGATAAATTCAAAATTGTTACTTTGCCAGCGATTATGCCGGTACTTGCGACAGTTATTACGCTTCGTGCGATTTGGATGTTCTATATGTTCACCGATGTATACTTACTCACGAATAAAGTAAATATCCTTGGAGTTTATTTATATAAAACAGCATTCGCATTCAATGATTTAGGAAAAGCAGCAGCGATTTCTGTGATATTATTTGTCATTATTTTTGTTGTTATTATTTTTGCAAGAAAGCGGGTGGATTTGAATGGCGGTAAGTAG
- a CDS encoding ABC transporter substrate-binding protein yields the protein MKKKSLVLLVVVLVLSAVLAACGGKESSSKEVTIEFMHSSVEKERLDVINKLIADFEKENPTIKIKQIPVEEDAFNTKVVTLARSGKLPAVMEVSQDFAKVMDKDELIDQDAVKEVIDSVGEDKYYEGATNLVRSEDGKSYIAAPLSGWVQGIWYNKKALADAGFEEPKNWADIEKVAKKFTNKADKKYGIAIPTAESTMSEQAFSQFALSNKANVLDAKGNVTIDTPEMKEALQYYKDLSAYTMPGSNDVTEIKDAFMNGTVPMAMYSTYILPSVYEEGDPKNIGFAIPEEKEKAVYGTVSGLTISAGLDDEQKKATKKFVEYLSQPENMATWVLMSPGGAQPVNKEVVEQKAYKENEVIKSFGDLPNEIAASFNDIQVFGLVDGKNLTKMGDITSSGIIAQMVNNVTVGGGDVSADLKAAQKKAEEGK from the coding sequence ATGAAGAAAAAGAGTCTTGTATTACTTGTTGTTGTGTTGGTTCTAAGTGCGGTTCTAGCTGCATGTGGAGGGAAAGAGTCTAGTAGTAAGGAAGTAACGATTGAATTTATGCATTCATCCGTTGAAAAAGAGCGTTTAGATGTTATTAATAAATTAATTGCTGATTTTGAAAAAGAAAATCCAACAATCAAAATCAAACAAATTCCAGTAGAGGAAGATGCTTTCAATACAAAAGTTGTCACACTTGCTCGCTCTGGTAAACTTCCAGCTGTTATGGAAGTAAGTCAAGATTTTGCCAAAGTAATGGATAAAGATGAGTTGATTGACCAAGATGCAGTGAAAGAAGTTATTGACTCTGTTGGAGAAGACAAATACTACGAAGGCGCAACAAACTTAGTACGTTCTGAAGATGGTAAAAGCTATATCGCAGCACCATTAAGCGGTTGGGTTCAAGGTATTTGGTACAACAAAAAAGCTTTAGCCGATGCTGGTTTTGAAGAACCTAAAAACTGGGCAGATATTGAAAAAGTAGCGAAAAAATTCACGAATAAAGCAGATAAAAAATATGGTATTGCAATTCCAACAGCAGAAAGCACGATGAGTGAGCAAGCTTTCTCTCAATTCGCACTTTCTAACAAAGCAAATGTTTTAGATGCAAAAGGTAATGTAACGATTGATACACCAGAAATGAAAGAAGCGCTTCAATATTACAAAGATTTGTCAGCATACACTATGCCTGGTTCAAATGATGTAACGGAAATTAAAGATGCATTTATGAATGGAACAGTTCCAATGGCAATGTACTCTACGTATATCCTTCCATCCGTTTATGAAGAAGGCGATCCAAAAAATATCGGTTTCGCAATTCCAGAAGAAAAAGAAAAAGCAGTTTATGGAACAGTTTCTGGTTTAACTATCTCAGCTGGTTTGGATGACGAGCAAAAGAAAGCAACGAAGAAATTTGTTGAATACTTGTCTCAACCAGAAAATATGGCAACTTGGGTATTAATGTCTCCTGGCGGGGCGCAACCAGTAAACAAAGAAGTAGTAGAACAAAAAGCTTACAAAGAAAACGAAGTAATTAAATCGTTTGGTGATCTTCCAAATGAAATTGCAGCATCTTTCAATGACATCCAAGTTTTCGGACTTGTTGACGGTAAAAATCTCACAAAAATGGGAGATATTACTAGCTCAGGCATTATCGCACAAATGGTTAATAACGTAACAGTTGGCGGTGGCGATGTATCAGCGGACCTAAAAGCTGCACAGAAAAAAGCTGAAGAAGGCAAATAA